The Rhizobium sp. WSM4643 genome window below encodes:
- a CDS encoding BbrUII/HgiDII family restriction enzyme, whose translation MAENSPFRMTIDLNVLNHLGIKLYSSVPAVISEAVANAWDADAESVGIDVATGKIIIQDDGHGMSVDDINRKFLTVGYQRRKNGEAKTPHGRPVLGRKGIGKLSLFSIADTIEVHSCRGGERSGLILSLPGIQASIAAGEKEYVPAVVPLAEISISQGTRIEIRDIRKATHNAPGPLRRRLARRFSSIGQVKYEKSFDVHVNGVPITSEDREYYKKVEFIWTYGDLGEEISKSTSATQVFPREATFSGWIGTVKSAGDLASEDGDNLNDIQIMIRGRVAQEKTLQFFGEDGLYASYVVGEIHADWLDDDEKEDVATSNRQALIEDDDRVVRLRAEIQAELKHIQNKWTDLRNKEGSKEALKVPEVDAWFKTLGADQRNKATQMFGKINTLKLDPSDKKPLFKFSVLAFEKLKLRDSLSRLDSLSDSDFSGFLKAFEDHDELEAQLYYEISKGRLDLINSFEGLTEENSLEKILQKFLFQHLWLLDPSWDRAAIDPVMEKEVKKAVLNDEEFVGEYMETIGRVDIQYRKSGGEHLIIELKRAGRVCDTDELFAQVRKYQRKMDQLLAGTGRSAEAYEIICLVGKDLKDWSEPQGREKSRSILEQANARVMTYQQLIGNARRAYGEYLEASKTASRIYAILDAIDASL comes from the coding sequence GTGGCTGAAAACTCGCCGTTCAGAATGACGATCGACTTGAATGTCCTGAACCATCTCGGCATCAAGTTGTACAGCAGCGTGCCCGCCGTGATCTCCGAGGCGGTCGCGAACGCCTGGGATGCAGATGCCGAGAGTGTCGGCATTGATGTCGCGACCGGCAAGATCATCATCCAGGACGATGGACACGGCATGTCCGTCGACGACATCAACCGGAAATTCCTGACCGTCGGGTACCAGAGACGAAAAAACGGAGAAGCGAAGACACCGCATGGGCGCCCGGTGCTGGGAAGGAAGGGGATAGGCAAGCTCTCGCTCTTCTCGATCGCCGACACGATCGAGGTTCATAGTTGCAGGGGCGGGGAGCGGTCGGGCTTGATCCTGAGTCTGCCTGGAATCCAGGCATCAATCGCCGCGGGTGAAAAGGAATATGTTCCAGCGGTGGTTCCGCTCGCAGAGATTTCGATCTCGCAAGGGACGAGGATCGAGATCCGAGACATTCGGAAGGCGACGCACAATGCGCCGGGCCCACTTCGGCGACGGTTGGCCAGGCGTTTTTCCTCCATCGGACAGGTGAAGTACGAGAAGTCCTTCGATGTCCACGTCAACGGCGTGCCCATCACGTCGGAGGACAGGGAGTATTATAAGAAGGTCGAGTTCATATGGACTTACGGAGATCTCGGAGAGGAGATCAGCAAGTCCACTTCGGCGACGCAGGTCTTCCCGCGCGAAGCGACGTTCTCTGGCTGGATAGGTACGGTCAAATCGGCCGGCGATCTCGCCAGCGAGGATGGCGACAATCTGAATGACATTCAGATCATGATCAGAGGCCGGGTCGCTCAAGAGAAGACGTTGCAATTCTTCGGCGAGGACGGCCTCTACGCCTCCTATGTGGTCGGCGAGATCCATGCGGATTGGCTGGACGACGACGAGAAGGAAGATGTCGCCACCAGCAACCGTCAGGCGCTGATCGAGGACGACGATCGTGTCGTGAGGCTTCGAGCCGAGATACAAGCCGAACTGAAGCACATTCAGAACAAGTGGACGGACCTGAGAAACAAGGAGGGATCCAAGGAAGCCTTGAAGGTTCCGGAAGTCGATGCCTGGTTCAAGACGCTGGGCGCCGACCAGCGCAATAAGGCGACGCAGATGTTCGGGAAGATCAATACTCTGAAGCTCGACCCGAGCGACAAGAAGCCTCTCTTCAAGTTCAGCGTATTGGCGTTCGAAAAGCTGAAGCTTCGTGACAGCCTCAGTCGACTGGACAGTCTTTCCGACAGCGATTTTTCCGGCTTTCTGAAAGCCTTCGAGGACCACGACGAACTCGAGGCGCAACTCTACTACGAGATCTCGAAGGGGCGTCTCGATCTCATAAATAGTTTCGAGGGCCTCACCGAAGAGAATAGCCTCGAAAAGATCCTTCAAAAATTCCTCTTCCAGCACCTCTGGCTCTTGGATCCGTCGTGGGATCGCGCGGCTATCGATCCGGTGATGGAGAAGGAGGTGAAGAAGGCCGTTCTGAACGACGAAGAGTTCGTCGGCGAATACATGGAGACCATCGGGCGCGTCGACATCCAGTACAGGAAGTCGGGCGGGGAGCACCTCATCATCGAGCTCAAGCGCGCGGGCAGGGTCTGCGACACGGACGAACTCTTCGCGCAGGTGCGCAAATATCAGAGAAAGATGGATCAGCTCTTGGCAGGAACTGGTCGATCAGCCGAAGCGTACGAGATCATCTGCCTCGTCGGAAAAGATCTCAAGGACTGGTCCGAACCGCAGGGTCGTGAGAAATCGCGTAGCATTCTCGAGCAAGCCAACGCTCGCGTCATGACATACCAGCAATTGATCGGGAACGCCCGACGAGCCTATGGCGAGTATTTGGAGGCTTCGAAGACGGCCAGCCGGATCTACGCCATTCTCGATGCCATCGACGCGAGTCTGTAG